GGCGGCCCGGCGCAGGCCGATGATCTCGGCGACCGCGGCCAGCCAGCGGGCGGCCCAGGACTCGGCCTCCGGGCCGGTCGCGGTCCCCGCGGCCCCGGCCAGCCACTCCCGCACCAGGCGGGCCGCCTCCGGGTCCGGCAACGGCTCGGGCAGCGCGGCGGCGTAGGCGAGGCCGCCGGAGCGGACGATCTCGGCGAGGAACACCAGCGAGCGCGGCGGCACCCCGAGCCGGTCGAGGGCGACCGCGGCGGCGATGGCCCCGTCGCCGAACAGCGTCGCCCGCAGGGCCTCCTGGTCCAGGCCGTAGCGCAGCAGCACGGCGACGTCGGTCGCGGCCAGGACCTCGTCGTCGGTGCGGCTTTCGGGTGTCGGGGACATGGGGCCTCGGTTCCGGTCCGGGTGGTCCGGGTCAGCGGACGGTGACGGTGAAGACGTAGTAGCCGGCCTGGGCGCGCGGGCGGGCGGTCAGGGTGGGGTAGGGCGACGGGGAGGCGGACGGGGCGCCGCTGGGCGACAAAGTGGAGCGGTCGTCCGGGCCGGGGCCGGTGCAGGTGTACAGGGGGCAGTAGAGGAGGCGTACCGAGGTCCTGCCCTCGGCGCGGGCGGTGAAGTCGAAGGACTGGGTGCCGCTCGTGCTGCCGATGACGTCGCTGTCGCCGCCCGAGGCGCGCGTGCCCCGGTAGGTCAGCACGGCCGCGTCCGGTTCCGGGCGGGCGAGGTACCAGTGCCGGCCGAGGGTCGCGGCCGACGGGACGGTGAGGGTGAACTCCCCGCCCGGTGCCACGGTGACGGCCGGGTGGTCGAGGCCGTACCGGGCGGCCTCGGAACTCGCGGTGGGCTCGCGGGTGGGCTGGGTGGTGGCCGGCGGGCTGGGCGTGGCGACCGAGCCGGTGCCGCCGTCCCCGCCGCCGCAGCCGGTGAGGGCGAGCAGCAGGGTGGCGGCCGTGCCGAGGAGCGGTACACGTGCTGTCGTCGGTCGCAATGTTCTCAGTCCTGTGGCAGATGGACGGCGTAGGCGTCGGGAAATCGGTTGTCGCCGGCCTTCGCCATGCCGCCGTTGACGAAGTCGTCCTCGCTCACCCATGTGGTCTGGCCCCACGGGTTGTAGATCTCCAGCTTGTCGCCCTCCTGGCCGACGATCATCATGGAGTGGCCGTTCCATGTGCCGTCCGGCTCCCGCCCCTGGGCGTCGAAGGGCACCGGCTTGCCCTCCGCCACCGACTTCTCGATCCGCGGCAGGATGTCGCGCCGGGAGGCCGTGTCCCCGACCTGGTGCAGCGTGTAGGAGCTTCCGGTCTCCGGACTGATCTCCTTGTTGGAGATGTCGGTCTGGCCCTTCAGGCTCATGCCGTTCCAGTTGGGGTCGCCGTGACCCTCGACGTGCATCCGGTGCTGTTCGGCGACCAGGCGCTGCCGGAAGGCCGCCGGGTCGTCCTCCTGTCCGCCGGGGCCGCCGGTGAGCGACAGGGCGTAGACGGGATCGACCAGGGCGCGTGCGGCGACCGTGGTGGAGGCGACGCAGGTGCCGTCCTGGCCGTCGCCGCCCTGCGCCCACTGCTGTCCGTCGAAGCTCTGCAGTTGCGTGTTCATGTTGGAGCCTCTGACCGGGTCCGTCCCCTCGTCCTTCATGCTCCCCGCCGGGTTGACGATCGGCGTCAAGTGCCGCTGCAGCCACGCCGCGTCCTTGCCGTGGATCTTGCCGGCGAACGTCTGGACGTCGTCCACGTCGTGGCCCGCGGCGAGGGCCTTCATCAGGTACGCCTTCTCCTGCGGGGTCTTCGCGTCCGCCAGCAGCCGGTCCATGCGGGCCCGGTCGGCCGCCGACAGGCGGTCCATGGCCCGGCCGGAGCGCTCCAGGTCGTTGGCCGTGAGGATCTCGTTGAGGTCGGCCGGGCCGGACGCGCCGCCTGCGTCGGCGAGCATCAGCCGGTCCACCGCGGTCAGTCCGCCGGTGTGCAGCTTGCCCGCGCGGGCCTCGGCGGCCCACTTGTTCAGGTCGCGGACCGCGGCGCGCACCGCGTCGTCCGCGGTCACGGCCGCCCGGTGCATCAGGTCGGCCCCGTCCGCGGCGAGGGCCCGGCCCGCGGTGAGGGCGGCCTCGCGCTCCTCCTCGGTCTCCAGCAGGCGGGTCAGGTCGAAGAAGTCGTCCCGCGGGCCGAGCCGCTGCTGGGCCTGGTGCATCTTGGCGCGGCCGTCGGCGTCCTGCCGGCGGGCGGTGCCGAGCGAGTCGGCCAGCGCGTGCAGCGCCTTGGCGCCGCCCTGGAACGCCTCGGCCATCCGCGTCGCGTCGCGGGCCACGGCGGCCACCGCAGCGGAGGCGAGGACCCTGGTGTCGCCGACCCAGACCTCGGGCAGGCCCTTCCTGGCCACCTTGTCCGCCCGGTCGTGCACGTCACCGGCCTGGTCGACCTGGTCGCGGTAGACCTTGCCGAGCGCTTCGAGGGTGGCCGTGTCGCCGACCGGCGCGTGCACGAGGAGGGCGGCGTCGATCTGGTCCAGCAGGTCGTCCTTGCTCGCGGCCTTGGCGATGCTCGTACACAGTCCGGCCAGCCAGGAGCGGCGGCCGGACGGGGTGCCGAGCGGAGCGAGGAAGTCGGCGGGCATGCCCAGGATTCCGGTCACCGGGCCGCCCTCAGTAGCCCGTCAGGGCCGACGGACGGCCGACGGTCACGCTCGCGGCGCGCTCCGCCGCCGTGTGGTCGCCGCCGTGGTACGCCCGCTTGGCCAGCCGTACCTTGTCGGCCAGTTCGCGCAGCGCGGACTCCAGCGTGGCGGCCTCGTCCAGCCAGGCCGCGGCGAACGCGTCGAACGCCGCGGCGGCTTCGGGCCCGCCGAGGGTGTCCTGGGTGTAGCACATGGCGGGCTGGACGGCCCGGTGGATGCGCCCGGCCTCGTCGCCCGCGTCGTCCAGCGCGCCCGCCTGCCCGGACATGCCGGATCTGACCGTGTAGCCGTCCGAAGACGCGCCCATCCCGCTCCCCCGTTGCGAAGACCCTGATCGCGGGGGAGGCTAACACGCGGCGGCCACACGGCAGTCGGGCCGCCACCGGGGCGTCACGGGCCCCGCACGGGGCCGACACACCGGCGTCGCCCGGACGACCGCCGGGAACAGGAGGAGGACGCGGATGCCAGGAACCGCGGGACGCAAGCAGCGCCTCGTCACCCGCTTCCAGCGGTACGTCGCCAACCCGGTCAACCGGCGGCTGCCGTTCCAGACGCTGCTGGAGACCACCGGGCGGGTCTCCGGGAAGCCCCGGCGGACACCGGTCGGAGGACGGCGGGTCGGGGGGTCGTTCTGGCTGGTCTCCGAGTACGGGTACGGGTCGCAGTACGTCCGGAACATCCAGGCCGACCCCCGGGTGCGGGTGCGCGTCGGCGGGCGCTGGCACCGGGGCGTCGCCCGGCTGCTGCCCGACGACGACCCCCGCGCCCGGCTGCGTTCCCTGCCCCGGTTCAACAGCGCGGCGGTGCGGGCGTTCGGCACGGATCTGCTGACCGTGCGGGTGGATCTGGAGGACTGATCACCAGGCCGGGCGATGACCTGCGCCTCGCCGTACGCGCACAGGGCGCGCACGCCCACCGGGACGCCGTCTGACACACCGTCAACCGCCCGGCGGGGTCACGCGCGTGCGAAGAGCGTGTGAGAGGTTTGTGGACTGCCGTGCGGCGGCCTGTGATCGGCGTCTCCCACGGCTGACGCAACCACCCGGAACAAGGCAAACTGACGGGGTTGTCTGTGATGCCGAGGGGGCGAACGCATGGACGGTCGGCCGCGAGTACCCGAGCAGCGGCGACCCGGCTCCGCGACAGGTGCGGAGCCGGTGGCGCTGAGGTTCGGCGTGCTCGGTCCGGTGCGGGCCTGGCGCGGTGAGGAAGCCCTGAGCACGGGCTCCCCCCAGCAGCGGGCCCTGCTGGCCGCCCTGCTGCTGCGCGAGGGCCGTACGGCCACGGCGGCGGAGCTGATCGACGCGCTGTGGGGCCCCGAACCGCCGTCCCAGGCGCTGGCTGCGGTCCGCACGTACGCGTCCCGGCTGCGCAAGGTGCTGGGCTCCGGCGTCCTGGTCACCGAGTCCGGCGGTTACGCGGTGCGCGGGCTCGGCGAGGGCGCGCTGGACCTCGTACGGGCGCAGGACCTCGGCGCGGAGGCGGAGAAGGCGCGCGGCACCGGCGATCTCGCCCGGGCCCGTGCCCTGCTCAACGAGGCGCTGGACCTGTGGGACGGCGAGCCCCTCGCGGGCGTGCCCGGCCCCTACGCCGAGACGCAGCGCGTCCGCCTGGAGGAGTGGCGGCTCGGACTGCTGGAGTCCCGCCTGGACATGGACCTGGAGCAGGGCTGCCACGCGGAGGCGGTCTCCGAGCTGACCGCGCTCACCGCCGCGCACCCCCTGCGGGAGCGGCTGCGCGAGCTGCTGATGCTGGCGCTGTACCGCAGCGGCCGGCAGGCCGAGGCGCTGGCGGTGTACGCCGACACGCGCCGCCTGCTCGCCGAGGAACTGGGCGTGGACCCGCGCCCCGGACTGCGCGAGCTCCAGCAGCGCATCCTCCAGGCCGACCCGGCGCTCGCGGAGCCCTCCGCGCCGGTCGCCGAGCCGCCCGCGGCGCCCGTGCGCCCGGCCCAACTCCCTGCCTCGGTCCCGGACTTCACCGGCCGGGCCGCCTTCGTGGACGAGCTGAGCGCGGTGCTGGCGTCGGCCACCGAGACGGAGGGCAGCGTCATGGCGGTCTCCGCGATGGCCGGCATCGGCGGCGTCGGCAAGACCACGCTCGCGGTGCACGTGGCCCACCGGGCCCGCTCCTCCTTCCCGGACGGGCAGCTCTACGTCGACCTCCAGGGCGCCGGCCACCGCCCGGCGGAACCGGAGACCGTCCTCGGCTCCTTCCTGCGCGCGCTGGGCACGGCGGACTCCGCGATCCCGGACTCGCTGGAGGAACGCGCGGCCCTCTACCGCTCGGTGCTGGACGGCCGCCGCGTCCTGGTCCTCCTGGACAACGCCAAGGACGCGGCACAGGTGCGCCCGCTGCTGCCCGGCACGGAGGGCTGCGCGGCCCTCGTGACGTCCCGGATGCGGATGGTGGGGCTGGCCGGGGCGCACCTGGTCGACCTGGACGTCATGTCCCCCGACGAGGCGCTGGCCCTGTTCACCCGGATCGTCGGCGCGGAGCGGGTGACGCCCGAGCGGGAGGCCGCCCTCGACGTGGTCGCCGCCTGCGGTTTCCTCCCCCTCGCCATCCGCATCGCCGCGTCCCGCCTCGCGGCCCGGCGCACCTGGACGGTCTCGGTCCTCGCCGCCAAGCTCGCCGACGAGCGCCGCCGGCTGGACGAGTTGCAGGCCGGGGACCTGGCGGTGAAGGCCACCTTCGAACTCGGCTACGGCCAGCTCGACCCGGCCCAGGCCCGTGCCTTCCGCCTGCTGGGCCTGGCCGACGGCCCCGACATCTCCCTGCCGGCCGCGGCCGCGGTCCTGGACCTGCCGCCGGAGGACACGGAAGACCTCCTGGAGTCCCTGGTCGACACCTCCCTCCTGGAATCCGCCGCCCCCGGCCGCTACCGCTTCCACGACCTGGTCCGCCTCTACGCCCGCGCGTGCGCCGAACGCGACGAGCAGCCGGCGAGCGGGAGGGGGGCGGCGATGTCGCGGTTGCTGGACTTCTATCTGGCGACGGCGGCGCAGGTGTACGCGATGGAGCGGCCCGGGGACCGGGTGGTGGACCACCTGCGGCCGACGGAGTACCCCGGACTGCGGTTCCGGGACCGGCACCAGGCGCAGGACTGGCTGTACGCCGAGGCGGTCTCGCTGCTGGCGTGCGTGCGCCAGTTCGCGCGGGCGGACACCCTGCCGCGCGCCATCGACCTGCTGTGGACCGCCGTCGACCTGACCGAGTCCGGCGCCAACTCACGGGAGTACGACGCCGCCGCCCTCGCTCTGCTCGACGCGGCCCGGGCGAGCGGGGACGGCGCCGCGCAGGTGCGGGCGTCGGTCGTCCTGGCCAACGCGCACCAGCTGTCCGGCCGGTTCACGGAGGCCGACGAGTCGGCGCAGGAGTCACTGCGCCTCGGTGCCTCCTGCAGCGACCCGCTGGCCCGCTGCTGGGCAGCCAACATCCGTGGCGCCATGGCCTTTTACCGCCGTCGGTACGACGACGCGGAAACGCACCTCAAGCAGGCGCTCACGGACTTCCGGAACTGTGAGGACCGCGCCGGTGAGGCCAGCGTCCTGTGCAACCTCTCCCGCATCCACGTGGTGACCGGCCGGCCCCAGAGCGCGGTGGAACTGGCCCAGCAGGGCGTCGACATGTACGAGGCCCTGGGCCATGCCGTCAAGAGTGCCAACGGCCGCTACGCCCTCGGCATGGCCCTCACCCAGAACGGCCGCCACCTGGAGGCCGCCGAGCGGCTGCAGGAAGCACTGGAGGTCTTCCGGGAGAGCCGCCAGCGGCTGTGGGAGGGCATGACGCTGTTCCGGCTCGCGGAACTCGACCTCACGGCCGAGCGGCCCGCCCAGGCCTCGGCCAACGCCGAAGCCGCGCTGACCGTCCTGCGGGGGATCGGCGGCGAGTGGCGACGGGGCAACGTACTCACCGTGCTGGGCCGGGCACTTGACGGTATAGGGCAGTCGGGGCGCGCCCGGGTGTGCTGGCAGGAGGCCCTGTCCATCCACGAGTCGCTCGGTACGCCGGAGGCCGACTCGGTCCGGTCGCTGCTGGAAGGAACGACGGTGGCGTGAGCCGGGGCCGTCCGGCCGGGGCGTTCATCGTTCGTTTATCGCCCTGCGGCACTCTCGTTCTGTCGATCCGTCGCGTCGGGGGGCAGGCGGACCGCCGGTGAGATCGCCCACAGGACCGATCTAGGGTTGGGCGATCAGTGAGCTCGTCCGGCCGTTGTTTCAACGGGGGACGGCCGGGCGAGCTCCGCAAAACGAGTCCAGCACCACTGGGGAGGAAGCACCATGAGCGACGCCACGAAGGACGAGAACACCGTCGCCCCGGACGGGAACGTCCACATCACGGACGCCAAGGACAACACCGCGGTCCCGGCCGGCAACGTCCACATCACCGACGCCAAGGCCAACACCATGACTCCGGCCGGCAACGTCCACATCACCGACGCCGAGAACGACGGCACCTTCAGCCCGGACAACGTGCACATCACGTCCGAGCCGGCCTGACGACAGACCACGGGGGGACCGGCCCGACGGGGGCCGCACAGGGGGATCGGCCGCGGCGGCGCGGAGGGGGAGCCGTCGCGGCCGACGTGTGTCGCGCCCCGCTACGCCTCAGTCCGCGGGATACGCGTCCGGCTGGGCCTCGCAGTGGTCGAGTGCGTGGAGGTCGGCGTCCTCGCCGAAGGGGACCTCGACGGTCTTCGTGCCCCGCGCGGGGACCGGGACGTCCGTGCTGCCGAAGGAGATCGTGAGGTCGTCGTCGGCCACGAAGTTCACCCGCGCCGTGAAGGTGTCCTCGTGGTCGGTCGGGTTGGTGACCTCGACCGTCGCATAGGGCTTCTTCGCGGTGGCGCAGCTCACCAGTTCCACCATGCCGTACCCGAGCACCGCGTTGGTGCTCGCGTCGGGCGTCGGCGTCGCGTCGGCGCCCGTTCCGCTGCCGTCATCCCCGGCGCCGAAGTCCTCATCGTCGTCGTCGTAGTCGGACTGGTCCCCGTCGTGGTCCTGGCGCGAGCTGCTGCACCCGCCGCCGCCACCGCCCGAGTGGTCGCCGTGACCGTAGTTGTGGCCGGTGTAGTGCCCCCCTCGGGAGAAACCGGTGAGGCCGAGGACCACGAAGGCGACCACGGCCGTGAACTTCAGGGTGCGCGTCCGTGCAGGCATGGGCATGCCGGCCACCTTATCCAGCGGCGTTCACCGCGTGGCGGGGTTCCGGCACCCCGGGTAGCGTCGGCCCTGGGACGGCCGCCGTCCGGAGCCCTTCCGTGACAACCGGTGCGACGGCCGTCGCACGACCCGCCGTCACGCCGTACGAGCCGTCCCCGTGCCCTTCTCCGCGTCCAGCGCGTACACGCAGCGGTCCTTGCTGCACGCGTACACCACCCCGTCCTTGACCACCGGGGAGCCGGTGATCTCGCCGCCGGTGGCCAGCTTCCAGCGCAGCCGGCCGTCGTCGGCCTTGAGGGTGTAGAGCAGGTGGTCGGTGGAGCCGAAGTGGATCCGGCCCTCCGCCACCGCCGGGGCGCCCACCACGTCGCCGCCCGCCTGGAAGCGCCACTTGGGGGTGCCGGTGACCGCGTCCAGGGTGTAGAGGCCCTTGCCGCTGCCGACGTGCACGTGCCCGGCGGCCACCAGGACCGGTTCGACGGAGGTACGGGCCTCGGTCGCGATGCGCCAGCGGTCGCGGCCGTCGGCGGCGTCGAGTGCGTAGACCGTGCCGAGGTAGTCGGCGAGGTAGACGCCGCCGCCGGTGACGGCCGGTCCGGGGGCGAAGGCGGGCGGGCTGAGGAAGACCGCGGGGGCCTCGAAGTGCCAGCGCACCCGGCCGCCGGCCGCCTCGACGGCGAGGACGCGGCTGCCCGCGGCGATGTAGACGTGGCCGTCGGGGGCCGGGGTCAGCCGCACCGGGACGCCGCCGCAGGAGGCCGCGTCGCCGATCGGGTACGACCAGCGCTCCTCGCCGGTACGGGCGTCCAGGGCGCGCAGCCGGGCGTCCTGCCAGACGTAGACCGTGCCGTCGTGGACGAGCGGGCCGGCCTCCGGGGACTCGAAGTCGGTCTGGCAGCCGGCGATCTCCCAGAGCTTCTGCCCGGTCGCCGCCTCCCATGCCTGGACGCCGCCGCCCCGGGTGCCGGTGACGACGGTGCCGCGGTCGGCCCTGAGCGAGTACACCCAGGCGTCCGTGGACAGCCGCCACAGATCGGTGCCGCCCCGGGCGTCCAGCGCGAACAGGGTGGGGCCGTCGGAGGCGTGCACCCGGCCGTCCGCGACCGCCATGGACCAGGCCACGTCCCGCGTCTTGAACCGGCGCCGGCCGGTGGCCACGTCGAGGGCGTGCACCTCGAAGGAGGTGACGTAGACGAGGTCGCCGTCGACGGACGGGGTGCCCCAGACGTCGTTGGACATCCGGAACCGCCAGGGGCGCCAGCCGCTCGGCTCCGGGGGGCCGGGCGGGGCGGCCGGCACGGCGGGGTCGGCGCCGGCCGGTCCGGGGCGCGGGCGGGTCCAGTTGGCGACCAGTCCGGCCTCCGGCGGGGGCGCCTTGACGGCGGCGGCGCGGGCGTCGGCGACCCGGGGGCCGGGGCCGATCGGCACCGGGGCGCCGGCCAGCCGCACCGGACCGGTGTCGGGGGCGGCGGCCGGGGCGGCGAAGGAGGCGGGGCCCTGGGCCGGCGCGACGGAGGGGGCCGGGGGGACCGGGGGGTCGTACGGGGGCGGCGGCGGAACGGTCGGGCGGACGGCGGCGCGCGGCCCGGCGCCGGTCGTCGCCGGGGCGGGCTTGGCGGCGGGGCGTCCGCCGCGGCGCGCCTCGATCAGGGCCACGGCCTTCTCGGGCAGCCAGGCGGAGGCGGTGCCGCTGTCGTCGGAACCGGAGCCGTACAGATGGGGTGCGAGCTGGGCCTGGAGATCCGCCGGGGTGGGCCGGGCGGACGCGTCCATCTGCATGCACAGCTCGATGAGCGGGCGCAGCTCGTCGGGCAGACCGGTGAGGTCCGGGCCCTCGCGCAGCAGCATGAAGACGGTCTCGACCGGGTTGGCGCCGTGGAAGGGCGGGTGGCCCGTGGCCGCGAAGACCAGCATGGAGCCGAGGGAGAAGACGTCGCTGGCGCCGGTGACGCTGCGGGAGTCCTTGGCCTGCTCGGGGGACATGTAGGCGGGGGTGCCGACGGCGACGTTCGTCATCGTCAGACGGGTGTTCGAGACGCCGGAGGCGATGCCGAAGTCGATCACCCGGGGGCCGTCCTCGACCACCAGCACGTTGGACGGCTTGAGGTCGCGGTGGACCAGCCCGGCGCCGTGGATCGACTGGAGGGCCTCGGCGACGCCCGCGGCGAGCCAGCGCACGGCCTGCGCCGGCAGCGGCCCGCAGTCGTTCACTATCTCCTCGAGGGAGGGCGCGGGGACGTA
This Streptomyces misionensis DNA region includes the following protein-coding sequences:
- a CDS encoding protease inhibitor I42 family protein; this translates as MRPTTARVPLLGTAATLLLALTGCGGGDGGTGSVATPSPPATTQPTREPTASSEAARYGLDHPAVTVAPGGEFTLTVPSAATLGRHWYLARPEPDAAVLTYRGTRASGGDSDVIGSTSGTQSFDFTARAEGRTSVRLLYCPLYTCTGPGPDDRSTLSPSGAPSASPSPYPTLTARPRAQAGYYVFTVTVR
- a CDS encoding peptidoglycan-binding protein produces the protein MTGILGMPADFLAPLGTPSGRRSWLAGLCTSIAKAASKDDLLDQIDAALLVHAPVGDTATLEALGKVYRDQVDQAGDVHDRADKVARKGLPEVWVGDTRVLASAAVAAVARDATRMAEAFQGGAKALHALADSLGTARRQDADGRAKMHQAQQRLGPRDDFFDLTRLLETEEEREAALTAGRALAADGADLMHRAAVTADDAVRAAVRDLNKWAAEARAGKLHTGGLTAVDRLMLADAGGASGPADLNEILTANDLERSGRAMDRLSAADRARMDRLLADAKTPQEKAYLMKALAAGHDVDDVQTFAGKIHGKDAAWLQRHLTPIVNPAGSMKDEGTDPVRGSNMNTQLQSFDGQQWAQGGDGQDGTCVASTTVAARALVDPVYALSLTGGPGGQEDDPAAFRQRLVAEQHRMHVEGHGDPNWNGMSLKGQTDISNKEISPETGSSYTLHQVGDTASRRDILPRIEKSVAEGKPVPFDAQGREPDGTWNGHSMMIVGQEGDKLEIYNPWGQTTWVSEDDFVNGGMAKAGDNRFPDAYAVHLPQD
- a CDS encoding nitroreductase/quinone reductase family protein, producing MPGTAGRKQRLVTRFQRYVANPVNRRLPFQTLLETTGRVSGKPRRTPVGGRRVGGSFWLVSEYGYGSQYVRNIQADPRVRVRVGGRWHRGVARLLPDDDPRARLRSLPRFNSAAVRAFGTDLLTVRVDLED
- a CDS encoding AfsR/SARP family transcriptional regulator codes for the protein MDGRPRVPEQRRPGSATGAEPVALRFGVLGPVRAWRGEEALSTGSPQQRALLAALLLREGRTATAAELIDALWGPEPPSQALAAVRTYASRLRKVLGSGVLVTESGGYAVRGLGEGALDLVRAQDLGAEAEKARGTGDLARARALLNEALDLWDGEPLAGVPGPYAETQRVRLEEWRLGLLESRLDMDLEQGCHAEAVSELTALTAAHPLRERLRELLMLALYRSGRQAEALAVYADTRRLLAEELGVDPRPGLRELQQRILQADPALAEPSAPVAEPPAAPVRPAQLPASVPDFTGRAAFVDELSAVLASATETEGSVMAVSAMAGIGGVGKTTLAVHVAHRARSSFPDGQLYVDLQGAGHRPAEPETVLGSFLRALGTADSAIPDSLEERAALYRSVLDGRRVLVLLDNAKDAAQVRPLLPGTEGCAALVTSRMRMVGLAGAHLVDLDVMSPDEALALFTRIVGAERVTPEREAALDVVAACGFLPLAIRIAASRLAARRTWTVSVLAAKLADERRRLDELQAGDLAVKATFELGYGQLDPAQARAFRLLGLADGPDISLPAAAAVLDLPPEDTEDLLESLVDTSLLESAAPGRYRFHDLVRLYARACAERDEQPASGRGAAMSRLLDFYLATAAQVYAMERPGDRVVDHLRPTEYPGLRFRDRHQAQDWLYAEAVSLLACVRQFARADTLPRAIDLLWTAVDLTESGANSREYDAAALALLDAARASGDGAAQVRASVVLANAHQLSGRFTEADESAQESLRLGASCSDPLARCWAANIRGAMAFYRRRYDDAETHLKQALTDFRNCEDRAGEASVLCNLSRIHVVTGRPQSAVELAQQGVDMYEALGHAVKSANGRYALGMALTQNGRHLEAAERLQEALEVFRESRQRLWEGMTLFRLAELDLTAERPAQASANAEAALTVLRGIGGEWRRGNVLTVLGRALDGIGQSGRARVCWQEALSIHESLGTPEADSVRSLLEGTTVA
- a CDS encoding PQQ-binding-like beta-propeller repeat protein, producing the protein MDQLTQHDPRRIGPFEVLGRLGAGGMGLVYLARSASGRRVAIKTVRTELAEDQLFRVRFTREVEAARAVSGFYTAAVVDADPRAAVPWLATAYVPAPSLEEIVNDCGPLPAQAVRWLAAGVAEALQSIHGAGLVHRDLKPSNVLVVEDGPRVIDFGIASGVSNTRLTMTNVAVGTPAYMSPEQAKDSRSVTGASDVFSLGSMLVFAATGHPPFHGANPVETVFMLLREGPDLTGLPDELRPLIELCMQMDASARPTPADLQAQLAPHLYGSGSDDSGTASAWLPEKAVALIEARRGGRPAAKPAPATTGAGPRAAVRPTVPPPPPYDPPVPPAPSVAPAQGPASFAAPAAAPDTGPVRLAGAPVPIGPGPRVADARAAAVKAPPPEAGLVANWTRPRPGPAGADPAVPAAPPGPPEPSGWRPWRFRMSNDVWGTPSVDGDLVYVTSFEVHALDVATGRRRFKTRDVAWSMAVADGRVHASDGPTLFALDARGGTDLWRLSTDAWVYSLRADRGTVVTGTRGGGVQAWEAATGQKLWEIAGCQTDFESPEAGPLVHDGTVYVWQDARLRALDARTGEERWSYPIGDAASCGGVPVRLTPAPDGHVYIAAGSRVLAVEAAGGRVRWHFEAPAVFLSPPAFAPGPAVTGGGVYLADYLGTVYALDAADGRDRWRIATEARTSVEPVLVAAGHVHVGSGKGLYTLDAVTGTPKWRFQAGGDVVGAPAVAEGRIHFGSTDHLLYTLKADDGRLRWKLATGGEITGSPVVKDGVVYACSKDRCVYALDAEKGTGTARTA